The following proteins come from a genomic window of Halorussus halophilus:
- a CDS encoding outer membrane protein assembly factor BamB family protein, producing the protein MASERDTATTTTQRKTTEQIDLRGGSVPASGEWRNYRHDNLNSSYAPEATGAPESGTPYWRITNGYMPAISKKTMYLRSGTGGVLALDARTGDRRWRTDVDASGPAPAIANDDVFFTHSESITSLDATSGSVNWTTELKRGIVSAPTVVDETLYFAHSEYYDKPVSLFAIDAATGEEIWNAEVGGEYSPSDIVVTSGEIFVTTEKLHSIDRKTGTERWSVSVSGSVDTVPVVRDSLVFVGDLDGVVYAIDIESQQVIWRAETGASNDSGGIAVTDEIVFYSGTEAVHALESRTGEQRWRFSTQSTAAPATVADETVYFGTGVHGRYLRALDTTTGTENWRYRFPRIEKGDMITGGVLDAPVVVDDALYVRTAGDFLYAFGNE; encoded by the coding sequence GTGGCATCCGAACGAGACACTGCCACCACCACTACGCAACGGAAAACAACGGAGCAAATCGACCTACGAGGAGGGTCCGTACCGGCGAGTGGCGAGTGGCGCAATTACCGCCACGACAATCTGAATAGTTCGTACGCTCCCGAGGCGACCGGTGCTCCTGAATCGGGGACGCCCTACTGGCGGATTACGAATGGATACATGCCCGCTATCTCAAAGAAGACGATGTACCTCAGGAGTGGCACGGGCGGTGTTCTGGCACTCGACGCACGAACTGGTGACAGACGTTGGCGCACGGACGTAGATGCGAGTGGTCCCGCACCGGCAATCGCAAACGATGACGTGTTTTTCACTCATTCCGAGAGCATCACCTCGCTTGACGCGACTAGCGGCTCTGTCAACTGGACAACAGAGTTGAAGCGGGGAATCGTCTCTGCACCGACGGTCGTCGATGAAACGCTCTACTTCGCTCACAGCGAGTATTACGACAAACCCGTTTCGTTGTTCGCCATCGATGCGGCGACCGGGGAGGAAATCTGGAACGCGGAGGTCGGTGGAGAGTATAGCCCTAGCGACATCGTCGTGACCTCCGGGGAGATATTCGTAACGACGGAAAAATTGCACTCGATTGATAGAAAAACCGGAACCGAACGCTGGAGCGTTTCTGTGAGTGGTTCGGTCGATACGGTACCGGTTGTTCGGGATAGTCTCGTATTCGTCGGCGACCTCGACGGTGTCGTGTACGCCATCGATATAGAGTCTCAGCAGGTAATCTGGCGCGCGGAGACGGGGGCATCTAACGACAGTGGTGGAATTGCTGTAACCGATGAAATAGTGTTCTACAGCGGCACAGAAGCAGTCCATGCACTCGAATCTCGAACCGGCGAGCAGCGGTGGCGATTTTCGACGCAGTCCACGGCCGCACCAGCGACAGTCGCCGACGAGACCGTCTACTTCGGAACTGGCGTTCACGGGCGATATCTTCGGGCATTGGACACCACCACCGGAACCGAAAACTGGCGCTACCGATTTCCACGAATCGAGAAGGGTGACATGATCACCGGCGGCGTGCTAGATGCGCCGGTCGTCGTCGACGACGCGCTCTACGTGCGGACCGCTGGCGACTTCCTCTACGCATTCGGTAACGAGTGA
- a CDS encoding cold-shock protein: MAEGNVDFFNDTGGYGFITTDDSDDDVFFHMEDIGGPDLEEGTDVEFSIEDAPKGPRAQNLTRL, from the coding sequence ATGGCAGAAGGCAACGTTGACTTCTTCAACGACACTGGCGGTTACGGTTTCATTACGACGGACGACTCCGACGACGACGTTTTCTTCCACATGGAAGACATCGGCGGCCCGGACCTCGAAGAGGGAACCGACGTAGAGTTTAGTATCGAAGACGCCCCGAAGGGGCCGCGCGCGCAGAACCTGACGCGACTTTAA
- a CDS encoding GTP cyclohydrolase III: MTNAQVTLIQIDNYGPWTVTPEPRREVDLQTLQSRLYADISQLVGNREGYVFFTRFDNMIAVTNGIDEEAHALMQESVANRYPVTVSFGVATSPRPVEALGEATELIQDAGSAQDGQRTEILRGQTLPDDERADDDVQIAHFDVNDATGKYTDQMNAFDSFIHIEQGYAELMQYMRRAHDALSFFVGGDNVIAVCPDLDETEYEDAIEHVQEAAEVELKVGVGTAATAQGAGMSAKHALEDCRDDGHRVVFDR; encoded by the coding sequence GTGACGAACGCGCAGGTCACTCTGATTCAGATCGACAACTACGGACCGTGGACCGTGACGCCCGAACCCCGCCGTGAAGTGGACCTCCAGACGCTGCAATCGCGGCTCTACGCCGACATCTCACAACTCGTCGGCAACCGGGAGGGGTACGTCTTCTTCACGCGCTTCGACAACATGATCGCCGTGACGAACGGCATCGACGAGGAGGCACACGCGCTCATGCAGGAGTCGGTGGCGAATCGGTACCCCGTCACCGTGAGTTTTGGCGTGGCGACCAGTCCCCGACCGGTCGAGGCGCTCGGGGAGGCGACCGAACTAATTCAAGACGCCGGGAGTGCCCAAGACGGCCAGCGAACCGAGATTCTACGCGGCCAGACGCTCCCGGACGACGAGCGAGCGGACGACGACGTGCAAATCGCACACTTCGACGTGAACGACGCGACGGGCAAGTACACCGACCAGATGAACGCCTTCGACTCGTTCATCCACATCGAACAGGGCTACGCCGAGTTGATGCAGTACATGCGCCGCGCGCACGACGCCCTCTCCTTCTTCGTCGGCGGCGACAACGTCATCGCGGTCTGTCCGGACTTAGACGAAACCGAGTACGAGGATGCCATCGAACACGTCCAAGAGGCCGCCGAAGTCGAACTGAAGGTCGGTGTCGGCACTGCGGCAACTGCACAGGGTGCGGGTATGAGCGCGAAACACGCACTCGAAGACTGCCGCGACGACGGTCATCGGGTCGTCTTCGATAGGTAG
- a CDS encoding CBS domain-containing protein, giving the protein MEGEVTVRDVMTRDYVGVSESDTVLGAVQLMREESVGSVVVLRGSEPVGIMTESDVLGLVADEGDPAETPVSEVMSNPVISMHGERALSDAAGTMSRNDIRRIVVTDDTDMVGVLTERDVISASASLSGAPSVADDSMPPVGSDIGDELGGNVSDNGDRAEYSDRSICETCGTLSRELTNVNGQLICADCREV; this is encoded by the coding sequence ATGGAAGGCGAAGTCACCGTCCGAGACGTGATGACCCGCGACTACGTGGGGGTCAGCGAGTCGGACACGGTGCTGGGAGCAGTCCAGCTCATGCGCGAGGAGAGCGTCGGCAGCGTCGTCGTTCTCCGGGGCAGTGAACCGGTCGGCATCATGACTGAATCTGACGTTCTGGGGCTCGTCGCCGACGAAGGCGACCCCGCCGAGACGCCCGTCTCCGAAGTCATGTCGAACCCCGTCATCTCGATGCACGGCGAGCGTGCGCTCTCCGACGCCGCCGGGACCATGTCCAGAAACGACATCCGGCGCATCGTCGTCACCGACGACACCGACATGGTCGGCGTCCTCACCGAACGGGACGTGATTTCTGCGTCGGCCTCGCTATCAGGGGCACCGTCGGTGGCCGACGACTCGATGCCCCCGGTTGGTAGCGACATCGGCGACGAACTCGGCGGCAACGTGAGCGACAACGGTGACCGCGCGGAGTACTCCGACCGGAGTATCTGCGAGACCTGCGGCACCCTTAGCCGAGAACTCACTAACGTCAACGGGCAACTCATCTGTGCAGATTGTCGAGAAGTATAG
- a CDS encoding branched-chain amino acid ABC transporter permease, with protein MPPSTGLANAVVNGLVTGSIVALGAIGLALVYNIAEVPNFAHGELLMIGAYMALFVNQPGTVPIFDALTNASRSLGTLGYVVLFVLTAGAALGAVYLLGGEAALKGSWWPGDPNPGLAVGVQLIAASALGLVVVVGFPSIWAGLLLAAILLAAIAPLLEKVVFQKFRAKDASLATMLIVTLGLSFVLRFGTQAVYGGEVRTYNVPQVGTVFGYDVGLSAAKFFDFYASGAGLVLRVIDSGPNPDQTMFTWGYSWLAVAIVVVGTLAVTIGAYRWRRGDDALGASQTIGPKLTASVAGLLTLSVLLVVLSGEGTVPNSGSSTRVRLSVMRASVIFIAAGMMAFLHFLLQETKLGKAMRASSDNIDLAKITGINTDRVMMATWIIAGAFAAVGGVMLGVLFNQLTVNMGFFLLLPMFAGVILGGLQSVYGAILGSYIVGLSMDVGIFAIPGIGSTYRIPIAFVILFVVLLVKPEGITGGA; from the coding sequence ATGCCACCTAGCACGGGACTTGCGAACGCCGTCGTCAACGGTTTAGTCACCGGAAGCATCGTCGCGCTGGGTGCCATCGGACTCGCACTCGTCTACAACATCGCCGAGGTACCGAACTTCGCGCACGGCGAGTTACTGATGATCGGCGCGTACATGGCGCTGTTCGTCAACCAACCGGGTACCGTCCCCATATTCGACGCGCTGACGAATGCGTCCCGAAGTCTCGGAACGTTGGGTTACGTGGTCCTATTCGTCCTCACCGCCGGAGCGGCGTTAGGGGCGGTGTATCTACTCGGGGGTGAAGCCGCGCTGAAAGGGTCGTGGTGGCCCGGCGACCCGAATCCGGGGCTGGCGGTCGGAGTGCAACTTATAGCCGCGTCGGCCCTCGGACTCGTGGTCGTCGTCGGCTTCCCGTCCATCTGGGCCGGGCTACTCCTCGCGGCGATCCTGCTCGCCGCAATCGCACCGCTGTTGGAGAAGGTCGTCTTCCAGAAGTTCCGGGCGAAAGACGCCTCGTTGGCGACGATGCTCATCGTCACCCTCGGACTCTCCTTCGTCCTTCGGTTCGGCACGCAGGCCGTCTACGGCGGTGAAGTCCGAACCTACAACGTCCCGCAGGTCGGTACCGTCTTCGGCTACGACGTCGGCCTGTCGGCGGCGAAGTTCTTCGACTTCTACGCCAGCGGGGCCGGACTCGTCCTGCGAGTCATCGACAGCGGCCCGAACCCCGACCAGACGATGTTCACGTGGGGGTACTCGTGGCTCGCCGTGGCGATAGTCGTCGTCGGCACGCTCGCCGTCACAATCGGCGCGTACCGCTGGCGGCGCGGCGACGACGCACTCGGAGCCTCCCAGACGATTGGCCCGAAGCTCACCGCGTCCGTCGCGGGTCTGTTGACCCTCTCCGTGCTACTCGTGGTTTTGAGTGGCGAAGGGACGGTCCCCAACTCGGGGTCCTCGACGCGCGTCAGGCTCTCGGTCATGCGAGCGTCCGTCATCTTCATCGCCGCCGGCATGATGGCGTTCCTGCACTTCCTGTTGCAGGAGACGAAACTCGGCAAGGCGATGCGCGCGTCCAGCGACAACATCGACTTGGCGAAGATTACTGGCATCAACACCGACCGGGTGATGATGGCGACGTGGATCATCGCGGGCGCGTTCGCCGCCGTCGGCGGTGTGATGCTCGGCGTGCTGTTCAACCAACTGACCGTCAACATGGGATTCTTCCTGCTACTACCGATGTTCGCAGGAGTCATCCTCGGCGGGCTTCAGTCGGTGTACGGCGCGATTCTCGGCAGTTACATTGTCGGGCTCTCGATGGACGTGGGCATCTTCGCCATCCCCGGCATCGGTTCGACGTATCGGATTCCAATCGCGTTCGTCATCCTGTTCGTCGTCTTACTTGTGAAGCCGGAAGGCATCACGGGAGGTGCCTAG
- a CDS encoding branched-chain amino acid ABC transporter permease → MALSSSLVSLGIIVGIYAILALGLNIKFGYTGLLDIGHVAFYLVGAYVTALLVLPPASTQQFATYILGWEVPWLVAILVGTIVAALLGMLVALPAIRLREDYLAIAVLGISVILKRVVQSEGWLANGPGSLRGFEQPFRSFFPLPGDTLGAAALLGFVVFVLWTVATYALSTVGTRPDSELTTDGGQRADGGVTADRSTIAGTGVRGKLVDALLALTTLGVGYFAARRARATKSETEQRYLLGIGVAFAAAAGVVTWQAFEWWSGLSILFGVIVFAVISAAFYGVNERYIPLAGIVTAGVAFVAAFVLGESPMVPFVFLGFASLFTWVFGGVAVARRYSDLSRRDFLVALVLAIVFVATFVPLIVLGGGGDASSSLGLFLTMGLLAAFLYGVYYVGSNWERFGQSDVGFVRIVGVGAIWLFLLRYFVMASIEPFRFGGVGAVVSNTVQNLLWLLKFQGGGLEFDYSRFLLILTLASLAVVYYLVEVTVESPFGRVLKAIREDEDVATSLGKNTFSYKVQSMMLGSALAGFAGGLTAIYFQSLVHTMFAPRVTFIAFLALIIGGTANNKGMILGAAIYWAFQKATADIAGFFPTAAASRVQALRLAFIGALLIIILYYRPEGLWGEKRTVADVTEE, encoded by the coding sequence ATGGCGCTTTCGAGCAGTCTCGTCTCGCTCGGCATCATCGTGGGAATCTACGCGATTCTCGCGCTCGGACTGAACATCAAGTTCGGCTACACCGGCCTGTTGGACATCGGGCACGTCGCGTTCTATCTGGTCGGTGCGTACGTCACTGCGCTGCTGGTACTCCCACCTGCCAGCACGCAGCAGTTCGCGACCTACATCCTCGGGTGGGAAGTGCCGTGGCTCGTCGCAATCCTCGTCGGGACGATTGTGGCTGCACTGCTAGGAATGCTGGTCGCCCTCCCGGCGATACGACTCCGGGAGGACTACCTCGCAATCGCGGTGCTGGGAATCTCGGTCATCCTCAAGCGCGTCGTCCAATCGGAAGGCTGGCTCGCCAACGGTCCCGGTTCGCTCCGTGGCTTCGAACAGCCGTTCCGGAGCTTCTTCCCGCTGCCGGGCGACACGCTCGGGGCCGCCGCACTGCTCGGGTTCGTAGTGTTCGTCCTCTGGACGGTCGCGACGTACGCGCTTTCGACGGTCGGAACGCGGCCAGACTCGGAACTCACGACTGATGGAGGGCAGCGCGCCGATGGCGGTGTCACCGCCGACCGAAGCACCATCGCAGGCACGGGCGTTCGCGGAAAACTCGTAGACGCCCTCCTCGCGCTGACGACGCTCGGCGTCGGCTACTTCGCCGCTCGGCGAGCGCGCGCGACGAAGAGCGAGACCGAACAACGGTACCTGCTCGGTATCGGCGTCGCCTTCGCGGCGGCCGCGGGCGTCGTCACGTGGCAGGCCTTCGAGTGGTGGTCCGGACTCTCGATTCTGTTCGGGGTCATCGTGTTCGCAGTCATCTCCGCGGCCTTCTACGGAGTCAACGAGCGATACATTCCGCTCGCTGGCATCGTAACCGCGGGAGTCGCGTTCGTCGCCGCGTTCGTCCTCGGCGAGTCGCCGATGGTGCCGTTCGTCTTCCTCGGCTTCGCGTCGCTGTTCACGTGGGTATTCGGCGGTGTCGCCGTCGCTCGCCGATACAGCGACCTCTCGCGCCGGGACTTCCTCGTCGCGCTCGTGTTGGCCATCGTCTTTGTCGCAACCTTCGTGCCACTCATCGTCCTCGGCGGCGGTGGCGACGCGAGTAGCAGTCTCGGCCTGTTCCTGACGATGGGCCTGCTCGCGGCGTTCCTGTACGGCGTCTACTACGTCGGTTCGAACTGGGAGCGCTTCGGCCAGTCTGACGTTGGCTTCGTCCGCATCGTCGGCGTCGGTGCAATCTGGTTGTTCCTGCTCCGGTACTTCGTGATGGCCAGCATCGAACCCTTCCGGTTCGGTGGTGTCGGTGCCGTCGTGTCGAACACCGTCCAGAACCTGCTGTGGCTGCTGAAGTTCCAAGGCGGCGGCTTGGAGTTCGACTACTCACGGTTCCTGCTGATACTGACGCTGGCGTCGCTCGCCGTCGTGTACTACCTCGTGGAAGTCACGGTCGAGTCTCCGTTCGGACGGGTCCTCAAGGCCATCCGCGAGGACGAGGACGTTGCGACCTCACTGGGCAAGAACACCTTCTCGTACAAGGTCCAGAGCATGATGCTCGGTTCCGCCCTCGCCGGATTCGCGGGTGGGCTGACCGCCATCTACTTCCAGAGTCTCGTCCACACGATGTTCGCACCGCGCGTGACGTTCATCGCGTTCCTCGCGCTCATCATCGGTGGGACCGCCAACAACAAGGGGATGATTCTCGGCGCGGCCATCTACTGGGCGTTCCAGAAGGCGACGGCCGACATCGCCGGGTTCTTCCCGACTGCGGCGGCCTCGCGGGTGCAGGCGCTTCGCCTCGCGTTCATCGGCGCACTGTTGATAATCATCCTGTACTACCGCCCCGAAGGGCTGTGGGGCGAGAAGCGAACCGTCGCGGATGTGACCGAAGAATGA
- a CDS encoding ABC transporter ATP-binding protein produces the protein MSETTDQTAERTAQTDEVHDVDRDHQTHGTGEAILEVENLRKTFGGITAVDGATFEVEEGTVTGLIGPNGAGKTTTFNLISGFYKPDSGSVRYRGQELQDIMRPSDTEQGIWMGASGLSFGGIGLASAAAAGASTVALGGAAVVGAGVGAGIYQAQEKVKDDVLDYKHTRPFRVSQAGLSRTFQLTRELQGLTVLENLLLAPQDQRGENLGNAWFRRGSVAEEEEEIRERALDMLDLLELDHLTNEYAGNLSGGQRKLLELGRVLMTDPDLILLDEPVAGVNPALTQKLLARIETLRDEGYTFCIVEHDMEVIMNLSDTIIVMDQGKKLMQGSPAEVQSDQRVIDAYLGG, from the coding sequence ATGAGTGAGACGACAGACCAAACGGCCGAAAGAACGGCTCAGACGGACGAGGTGCACGACGTAGACAGAGACCACCAGACGCACGGCACTGGTGAGGCAATTCTCGAAGTCGAAAACCTCCGCAAGACCTTCGGCGGCATCACCGCCGTCGATGGCGCGACCTTCGAGGTCGAGGAGGGAACCGTCACCGGCCTCATCGGCCCGAACGGAGCCGGAAAGACGACGACGTTCAACCTCATCAGCGGGTTCTACAAACCCGACAGCGGGTCGGTCCGCTATCGGGGGCAAGAACTCCAAGACATCATGCGGCCGAGCGACACCGAGCAAGGCATCTGGATGGGTGCCTCCGGGCTGAGTTTCGGCGGTATCGGACTGGCGTCGGCCGCCGCGGCGGGCGCGTCTACCGTCGCGCTCGGCGGCGCGGCAGTCGTCGGTGCTGGCGTCGGTGCTGGCATCTACCAAGCCCAAGAGAAGGTGAAAGACGACGTACTCGACTACAAGCACACGCGGCCGTTCCGCGTCTCGCAGGCCGGACTCTCCCGGACGTTCCAGTTGACGAGAGAGCTTCAGGGACTGACCGTGCTGGAGAACCTCCTGCTCGCTCCGCAGGACCAGCGCGGCGAAAATCTGGGGAACGCGTGGTTCCGCCGCGGGTCGGTCGCCGAAGAAGAGGAAGAAATCCGCGAACGGGCGCTCGACATGCTCGACCTACTGGAACTCGACCACCTCACGAACGAGTACGCGGGGAACCTCTCGGGGGGTCAGCGGAAACTGCTCGAACTGGGTCGCGTGCTAATGACCGACCCAGACCTCATCCTGCTGGACGAACCAGTGGCTGGGGTGAACCCCGCGCTGACCCAAAAGCTGTTGGCACGAATCGAGACGTTGCGGGACGAAGGCTACACGTTCTGCATCGTCGAACACGACATGGAGGTCATCATGAACCTCTCGGACACGATTATCGTCATGGACCAAGGCAAGAAGCTGATGCAAGGCTCACCAGCGGAAGTACAGAGCGACCAACGAGTTATCGACGCCTATCTGGGGGGATAA
- a CDS encoding ABC transporter ATP-binding protein — protein MALLEAHDIVSGYGDAQILHGVSMDVHDDEIVCIIGPNGAGKSTFMKAVFGLIDCWEGSVEFDDKEITDLRPDEVTREGMCYVPQVENVFPTLTVRENLEMGAYILDEMPQDALQEVFDRFPILEERQNQKAGTMSGGQQQMLAMGRGLMVDPDLMLVDEPSAGLAPDLVDEVFEKIIEINEAGTAILMVEQNARKALRNSDRGYVLEMGENRFEDTGDALLDNEEVTELYLGGGGGDTGETSDSSAESQA, from the coding sequence ATGGCACTACTCGAAGCCCACGACATCGTGTCTGGCTACGGCGACGCTCAAATCCTGCATGGCGTCTCGATGGACGTTCACGACGACGAAATCGTCTGCATCATCGGGCCGAACGGCGCGGGCAAATCGACGTTCATGAAGGCCGTCTTCGGCCTCATCGACTGCTGGGAAGGCTCCGTCGAGTTCGACGACAAGGAGATTACGGACCTCCGACCGGACGAAGTCACCCGCGAGGGGATGTGTTACGTCCCGCAGGTCGAGAACGTCTTCCCGACGCTCACCGTGCGAGAGAATCTGGAGATGGGCGCGTACATCTTGGACGAGATGCCCCAAGACGCCCTGCAAGAGGTGTTCGACCGGTTCCCGATTCTGGAAGAGCGCCAGAACCAGAAGGCCGGGACGATGTCCGGCGGGCAACAGCAGATGCTCGCCATGGGTCGCGGCCTGATGGTTGACCCAGACCTGATGCTGGTGGACGAGCCGTCGGCGGGTCTCGCGCCCGACCTCGTGGACGAGGTGTTCGAGAAGATAATCGAAATCAACGAGGCTGGCACGGCCATCCTGATGGTCGAGCAGAACGCCCGGAAGGCACTGCGCAACTCCGACCGCGGCTACGTGCTGGAGATGGGTGAGAACCGCTTCGAGGACACCGGAGACGCACTGCTCGACAACGAGGAAGTCACGGAACTCTACCTCGGTGGCGGCGGTGGCGACACGGGCGAGACGAGTGATTCGTCTGCTGAGAGTCAGGCATAA
- a CDS encoding MinD/ParA family ATP-binding protein has product MLAIAGGKGGCGKTTSALGVAAAFARQRRSVLVADADAEMPDLHLVAGVEREPGLDAVAAGRNPNEVAQGHPTVSGLSILPATEGGGHSGSTGLFDRLSGATDAILLDAPAGAGPDAVAPLRAADNVVVVTTLDPACLRDTAKTAAMARQLGTTVAGVVVSRAKAVPEAVTELLNCPSLGAIPHTGRSTDPLADERVRSAYDQVVSSLQPKYL; this is encoded by the coding sequence ATGCTCGCAATCGCCGGGGGAAAGGGAGGCTGTGGCAAGACGACGAGCGCACTCGGTGTCGCCGCGGCGTTCGCGCGCCAACGCCGGTCCGTCCTCGTCGCCGACGCAGACGCCGAGATGCCTGACCTGCACCTCGTGGCGGGCGTCGAGCGCGAACCGGGACTGGACGCGGTGGCGGCGGGTCGGAACCCGAACGAAGTCGCGCAGGGTCATCCGACTGTCTCGGGACTGTCGATTCTTCCGGCGACAGAAGGCGGTGGACACAGCGGTTCGACGGGGCTGTTCGACCGTCTGTCCGGTGCCACCGACGCCATCCTACTCGATGCACCTGCGGGAGCGGGACCAGACGCCGTCGCGCCACTTCGCGCCGCCGACAACGTGGTGGTCGTGACGACGCTCGACCCCGCGTGTCTCCGCGACACGGCGAAAACTGCGGCGATGGCGCGGCAACTCGGAACGACAGTTGCAGGCGTGGTGGTCTCGCGCGCGAAAGCAGTCCCCGAAGCGGTGACAGAACTGTTGAACTGTCCGTCTCTCGGGGCGATTCCGCATACGGGCAGAAGCACCGACCCACTGGCCGACGAGCGGGTTCGGTCGGCGTACGACCAAGTCGTGTCAAGCCTACAGCCCAAATATTTATAA
- a CDS encoding RAD55 family ATPase: MARRLSTGIDVLDRKLDGGLPSGSLVALSAPPASQAELLLYEFSSARQTLYLTTDRDEVAVRAGFERAPGRTETPDVRRVPSDTPLDQCQRLFRRLPENSNLVVDPIDLLETQSESRYRNFLNDLQNHLHNTGSVAVLHCLDGRSVPDARDLTEHVSDVVFQLHTEYSSDSVETRLAVPKFRGGRALGETIKLELGESVSIDTSRDIA, encoded by the coding sequence GTGGCGCGGCGACTCTCGACTGGTATCGACGTGCTGGACAGAAAACTCGACGGCGGTCTCCCGAGCGGGTCTCTCGTCGCTCTCTCGGCACCTCCAGCGAGTCAGGCGGAGTTGCTACTCTACGAGTTTTCGTCCGCGCGCCAGACGCTGTATCTCACGACCGACCGCGACGAGGTGGCGGTCAGGGCAGGCTTCGAACGCGCGCCCGGACGGACGGAGACGCCGGACGTGCGGCGGGTTCCGAGCGACACGCCGCTGGACCAATGCCAACGACTCTTCCGGCGACTACCGGAGAACTCGAACCTCGTCGTGGACCCAATCGACCTGCTAGAGACACAGTCGGAGAGTCGCTACCGAAACTTCTTGAACGACTTGCAGAACCACCTGCACAACACGGGCAGCGTCGCGGTCCTGCACTGTCTGGACGGTCGGAGCGTGCCCGACGCCCGAGACCTGACCGAACACGTCTCGGACGTGGTGTTTCAGTTGCACACTGAGTACTCGAGCGACAGCGTGGAGACGCGGTTGGCGGTGCCGAAGTTCCGCGGTGGGCGAGCGCTCGGCGAGACCATCAAACTGGAACTGGGAGAGTCGGTCAGCATCGACACGAGTCGAGACATCGCCTGA